A stretch of DNA from Rhizoctonia solani chromosome 9, complete sequence:
TGGGTCAGCATACGTATTGGATTATCTCCCAAATCGGGCTTACACTTGTGCCAAATGAGTGGGCCCTGCTCCTTGATCCAAGACTGGGGGCTGAGGCTACGTGCAGCTCGGTAAGATTACGATCACTCATGGACGGGCGGTGCACATACTAGAATTCACCCTCAAAGTGCTGCACTCCAAAGGGGCACTGATCCTGCGGGTTTTGCGCCCAAGCCTCGAGACCGTACTTGTTCCCGTTCAACTGGTACATGGCCATCCCGGTGTGAATCGTGTTCGTGAATTGTGAGTAACAAACAACGACGTAAAGCTCTGGTAAAGACAGCGTTAAAACGTATTCTTCTGAAGCCTAGTTTTAACTCACCATCCATGAATTTGGCATGCTCTTCAGGGGTCAGGTTGGACCAGTTTTGAATCATAACATATTTTCACCTGGTGACGTCCGTCGCATAAGTGGTAGGACATCTTTGGGAGGAATTAAACTGACCGAGATAGGACAAGAATCCTTGAGGATTATCGTATAATGTTAGACCGATTGTCGAAACCTTGGTGCTTTGCATAACAAAGTAACCCATTCCGACAGAAGTGAAAATTCCAACCAACTCGAGCAGATGCTTCTCATAATCAGGGAGCTGGTCGATATCAAAATCGGCTGGCTTGGGAGCAAAGAATGAGTTGTAAAGCCTATAAACCCCCAATATTGATATCAAGTTAGTGAACACTCAAACCTCTGGAAGAACACGTACGCTAGCTTCATATTATCAGAGTGATTGAATTGAACTTGGCGGAGATTGATCGCCCCAAGTCTCCTCCCTGTCCGACATAGGTCTTGTATCCAAGGACCTCGGTCATTAAGTATTAAATAAGCGTGCATTGTCGACTACAGTTGACCCAGTTTTGGGGGGACAGGTCGAGTACCCGATTCCAGGCAGAGATGGGGCGACAACATGGAATCTGATGGAGTCGAATTAGTTTCTTTGTACGCTCTTTTATCTGAGATGACCTACGCTTGCTCGCCTTCAGGTGGGTTGACAAGAGGATCGATCACCTTGTTGAACTCTGAGACGGTacttccccatccatgcaGCATGAGTATTGGAATGGCATTCTTGTGCGTGCTTTTTTGGTGTACAAAATGAATCCTGAATGGTTGAGACGGAATATGTAAGATCACGGGCATGTCCACTCAAGCAATTTGAACCCGGTAATCCGGTTATCACCCACGTTGTGTTTTCAATTCGACAAGATATTGGTCGAACCTATAAAAAATCGCTAAATGTTAAAAAACGTTAAATTCGGGTACTCTGGAGATGCTCACGAATTAAGGACCTTTTCTGCGGCCCGCCAGTCAAAGTCGACGAGTTCCTGCTTGGCTTTCTGGATCCAGGATAACCTGGATACGATGAAAAAAAATCAGATTTCGTCGCGCAGGGTAAAGGAAAAACGCACTCGGTGCCCATGCCAAAGTCTGCACCTGGTAGAATGACCTCTTGAGGCAGACGTTGTGCCTTCAAAACGATCTTCAAACGTTCGATTTCCTCATCTGGAATGTTAACCTTGAATGGTCTGGGTGGAGCGAAGGTAGTTGACATGGGGGACTGGGAGAATGAGACGAGGATGCGAGGGAGAGATGCTGGTGCGTTGCCCTTTGGCGACACGCTGGTTTTAAAGGCTGATCGTACGGCGACGAAATGAAATGGTAGATTCAGGCCTGCTAGAATCCTGAACCGATCAGATCAATCAAAACACATCGCTCTGCGAGTCTTCCCTCGCGAGGTCGGTCAGTGGAAACCACGCGTGTCAGTATCCTCGATCCGCCGCGGAGTTTACCTGAGGAGGATGTGTACATGCAACCATTATCCAAACTGGTACAGCGCAATTAGGCTGACCCTATTCGCGTTCCTGGAATGATGCCATATTCATTATTTGCCACAGAAACACGTTTACAGATGCACGCGTCCCTACATACACCCTAAACACTTGTCAATGTGCATTCCAATTACTTCCAATAATTCTTTCCAAAGAACCGACGACAATCATCTACAAATCTCTGGGGCGCCGAGACTAGCCTAAAAAATACTGTAGTATAATACATTCCTGATAAATGTAGACTCACAAAGTGACCACCACTCTTGTGATCTGGACAGAATTTCATTTCCTAACTTAGAACCTACGCACAAATTAAAGTTCAGGCCAACTTACATTGATGCCATATCATAGGGCCATGGTTCTTGATCCATGACTGGGGGGCGAGGCTAAAGAATCTCAGTTTTATATGAAGTATTTGTGCGAAAATCACCGACTAAAATTCGCCCTCGAAGTGTTGAATGCCAAAAGGTGATTGATTGGGAGGGTTCTTTTTCCATTCTTCGATACCATATTGGATCCCATTATGTTGATACATTGCCATTGACGTGTGGATGGTCCCGGTGTATTGCTGTAGAAGGATAAGCGAATACATTGCTGTATTAATGTCGTTAATATGGTTTACACCAGTTAACACCATGACAGGTGACGAAACAgggatatatgcgtaccatCCATGTATGATTGGTGGGATTCTTCAGGTAATTGGCCCACTCCAATGTTTTAATATATTTATACCCTAAAATTCGATTTAAACATTAGTGGAACTAGACATCGTATCCCAATCTATCTCACCCAGCCATGCTAAATATGCCTGCGGATTATCATACATCACGAAGCCAAGGGTAGAGACCGGCTCGATTGGATCAAGAAATACCCCATTCCAGACTTTGTAAACTCGGCTATGTGCTCCAGCATTGTTTGTTCGGGGACCGGGAGCAGACCATCTTCAATGGCATCGTCCGGCCTCGGGGCGAAGAATGACTGAAACAGACTGAAGCAAAGCAACGTGATAAACAAAATTTGCTCGTTACCGGGTTATGAGCGGAACCCCGACTTACGCGAGCTTCAACGTGGTGAATGGTTGGTCTGGAGCTGCCTCAAATTCACGGCTCCAAAGTCTCCGCCTGGCCAACATAAGTCTCGTACCCTAATGCCTTTGTCATCAAGGTATCAAATATACGAGCATTGTCGACAACAGTGGCTCCCGGCTTTGGTAGAAGCGTCGAGTAACCGACTCCGGGAAGGGATGGAATGATTACGTCGAATCTAAAAAGTGCCAATTACTCAAGCCATCCCAAATAGGCAATGATCTGTGCGCCTACGATTGTTGTCCATCCGGGCATTCACCAAGGGTTCGATAACTCGAGATACTCGAGAATACTACTTGGCCAGCCATGAAGCAGAAGTAGCGGAATTGTGGACCTGGATGTACTCTTCTGGTGGATGAAATGAATACTATATACATGTACCAGGATGGGTGTtagcatgctgtgggctgtaAGAAAAGTTCCAGAAAGCATCTGGATCTGCTCGGTCTGGGTAGGAAGGCTGTACTCACGTCGCGCCTTCTATATCAACAAGGTACTGTGAAAACCTAATTATGGGACAAGTCCCGATTCACCAAGGTATCAATTTAAAAGCACGATAAATTCTTCCGTACGAGTTGCCTGTCTTCCACTGAGCGCCAGTCAAAGTCCAAAAGACGACGTTTCGCTTCGTGCATCCAAGAATGCCTGGAGCGGAATCCACCCGGGTTAGCTGGCGTCTATTCAACCCCCCTAAAACCCCTCAAACTCACTGTGTTCCGTTGTCGGCTGTGATTCCAGGATGATCGGCTCAGTAGGAAGTCGTCGCATTCGAAGAAGTGTCTTTGTCCTCTCGATTTCCTCATCTGGGACATGGACTTTAAAGGGCCGGAGGTTGTAGGGGTTTGTTGTTTCAGTCTGTCGAGGACATTCAGATGATCGTGTGGATATGTGCACCTATAGCTAAGAACCAACCATAGTCATTTTGTTGATCGGTATTGGGAGTGGATACTGTAGGGAATAAGGAAGTTGAGTTTCTACTCTTGGGGGAGGGGACACCGCGGTAGAGCTCTTTTGTACTTGCGCAGATCGATACCATCACACCACCACACACGATTAGGCGTAATCTGGCAAACGTCATGTGTATTGTGTCGAGCCAGAATGTGGCTGTCAACGAGGCACACGTCATCTATATGCTTATCATGGATGACAATAACACACCCCAGAATCCGGATATACGTGACCGTACTTCCGAGTGAGCTTGCATAATCGGAATGTAGACAACTTCGGACGGTAAAGTTTCCCCTTTGGTTTATATTAAATTCTATTCGTGGTTGTAATTGGCGCCCAAGTACGTGTAACAAAACAAGTAGTGTAATACTCCAACTGACAGTCAAATGATCTCAAACTGGACATGGTGTCTTGTTTGCGGCGGCTGCACAGCGCGAGTTGAAGGTGCTTTCTGAGATCGAAGACGAATTGAAATAAGCCTATAGGAGAATAACAATGAGCACCCCATAACACTACAATTGAGCGAACCTCTAACCTTGATATAGTAGATGGTGGCAATAGCATCCTCTGTTGGAGGCCCGCGAGACCACAATGGACCGCCATCCGACCAAACGTTGACAATGAGGGAAGAATCCTTGGTTGGCGAATTTTTGGAGACAGTCTAGAGTAAGGTATGTCAATGCTGGTGGGGTGGATCCTATGGTACTGAGAGGTACGTACCGACTTCAAGGTGCCATCGTAGTAATATTTCGAAGAGGATGGGAGCCAATCAAGCCTATGCTCATGAAAGGCACTGAAAGGAGAGAAAGAGGTGGTTCGTTTGTTACAATATCGAAAACCAGACGTAAAAACTCACGTAAAGTCCGCTCCTGGAATCACGATGGACTTGGATGCATTGGGGTCAACATCACCATCGATGGTCCCAGGTTGGTTGGTATGGTGAACCCTTTGGTAGTAGTCCTGATCCGAGCTCAAGAATTCTTTAAAATAAATTAGTTTGACCTGTGCATGAGAAATGCGTGAAAACTCACCAATATCTGCTTCCTGAGGAGGTACCTCGTCGTGCTTGTATGTAAAGAATCCAAAACACACGCCAGGGACCTATCGATGACCTCTGATCAGAACTTGCATCAAACCATTAAAACAGGGACTCACGTTTGGAACTGTTGCCCTCATCCTAAAACTACCATACTTGATGTTGTCACGGAGAGTACTAATACCTGCCGTCTGGACCAAGCCAGAGCCAGAGTACGCAGATGTCTTCAACCCGAGGCCATAGTTATATGGGTAAACATTGTTAACGTTGTAGTTCATCTCATATATTCCGTCGTCATGCGCTTCTGGATAATCGAACTTCTTGAAATTCTGGCTTAGCACGGCCTCTGCCCCAGCCGCAGTCGTAAAGTCCGAGACAATCGCCTCTCGCTGTGCATGTGTAATGTGTCAATCTTGTGTATATGATCGTAGCTGATGTACGAACCCAAACCGCGCCAGTTGAATCCTTGTACCCGCATTCGCAAGTTGAAGTTGATTGGCGGTCAACCAGGGTCGCCGCAGATGCTACGGCAATGGCGAAAGGCGTGAGAAATAGAGAGCGCATTTTTGGGTCTGATACGTATAAAATATCAGGATCAGCGACGCTATGAATTGTGCCAGATGGGAGGTTCACCTTTATAACTGTGCGAATCGATTCATTGGAAATGTTCGAACTACGGCAAGGCGGGCTTGGCCAACCAGGCCGGCGATCATGAGCACCTCTAGATCATGCAAGGAAGGTTCCTCATCCTATGGTATTACCATGGACCAGACCGTTCGAACATGCGATCACGAAGAACGACCAAATATGGAGAGTGGATCAATTCGATCTTAGTGAAGATCAAACTCGAATATTCCTGTCTTGATAGGCTTACCTAGAACTTGCAAATAGTATATCCAAGCACTGTCCTAAGGGCGATCCGGTCTCGAAATGAGGCTGTGTGATTTTGAGAGATGTGTTGTCTTAGTGGCAGAAAATATACCAAGGAGATCGGCCAAGCAGTGCTAGAATGTATACAGCCCGGTTTCCTATGTTAATGACAAATTGCATGAGGGTGTAGTAGTATCATAGCGTATAAAACCTTAGTATACAGTCGAAATGTAGAAAATATTGCTAAGCTTGGGGTCGTACAAACCTACTGCTGACACGACCAGGTATGTCACCATGTATGGTTGTCTTGTTGAGAAATGTTACACGCGTTACAATAATGGCGATTACAAACCAGAGTGGTAACGCATTCCAAGTGCCTGGCGAATCACGATCAACTGTGAAAGTATAATATCACCTACCGTATTGCCCATATGAAGGATCATTGAATTCAGACACATTTTGATGATAGGCGAGAAACTAAATCAATTACACACAAATGGCGATCGAGGAGATAGTTTGGCGCTTAAGCTGACCGATGAGACATCACCGATTTAAACCTTTAGAAACTCAATTATTTCCTTTCATCATCGTCGACTATACTCTTAATTACATATGGTACTAGAGAGCAGGTAACGGGACCGAAAGCCAAGACGCTTCACTAATGAAGTCAATCTCAAATGGAGCAAGGTGTCTTGTTAGAAGCAGCCGCGCAGCGCGAGTTGAACTGGCTAGCTGAGAGCGACGTCGAGTTGAAATAAGCCTGAGAAATTTAGAGTTAAGCCTCTGCATTGATATTATCAGAGGATGAATCTAACCTTGATGTAGTAGATGTTGGCGATGGCATCCTGAGTTGGCGGGCCTTTGGTCCAGCCAGAGCCACCATCGGACCAAACGTTGGCAAGGATAGAAGAAGCAACGGTAGGAGAGTTCTTAGAAACAGTCTATGTCGATCTCAGCGTCAGTACCAGTTGAGAAATGCAGTGCCCTACGAAATACGTACCGATTTCAAGGAACCATCGTAGTAGTACTTGGTAGAGCCAGGAAGCCAATCGAGGCGGTGCTCATGGAAAGCTCTGATTTAGAGGAATATTTATCAATTTGAGTGCTAGGGGAAGATAGGCTCTCCAAACTCACGTAAAGTCTGCACCTGGGATAACGACAGCCTTGTATGCGTTAGGGTCTGTGTTACCGTTGATCAATCCaggttggttggtttggtGTACGCGTTGGTAATAGTCCGAGTCCGAACTCAAGAATTCTGCACTGATGTTAGAAATCATCCCGAAGACGACAGGTTTGGATGTCGACTTACCGATATCGGCTTCTTGAGTATCGCTCTTGTAGGTGAAGAATCCGAAGCACACACCAGGTACCTAATATGATCCCAATTCAATCCTATGGTTCTCTCGAGCAGGGAACTTAGCTAACCTTGGGAACCGTAGCTCTCATCCTGAAAGTGCCATAAAGAATATCTTCACGTGTGGTGCCAATTCCACCGACTTGAACTCGCCCACTGCCAGAGTACGCGGAGGTCTTGATTCCTAGACCATCGTTGTACGCGTATACGTTGTTGGCGGTGTATTGCATTCCGTACGGAACGTTTGCATGGTCTTCTTGCCATGTGAATTTATAGTAGTTCTGGCTCAAGACAGATTCTGCGCCAGCCGTAAAATCGGAGACAATAGACTCCCGCTATGATTATGTAGCCTGTCAGTATATAATTTAGAAAAGGACCTTTATTACACGAACCCATACTGCGCCAGTAGAATCCTTATACCCGCAGGCACAAGTATTGGATTGACGCTCGGTCAAAGTTGCAGCGGACGCTACGGCGGCGGCTAAAGGAGCAAGTAGTAAAGTGCGAACCATGGTCGTGAAGCTGGTAAAAATCACTGAAAGGTGTTGTAATGTTGTTGAGAGTTCAAGCAGAGGGGCGGTATATATACCTCTAAGCTTCACCTCCGAAACCTTGAAACCGACGCGATCCGGGCCAGATCGACGATGCCAGTGCTCGCCATATTTTTCTGAATTGAGAACAAGCCGAAGTCCATCAATCAAGTCGCCTAGGTACGCGATACATTCGAAATGTCCTAATCCGGAATTTGCGTGGTTCCGCGCCAACGAAGACGGTCGATGTCACCTCCCATGTCAACGCCTCCAATAATTAGCAAGCTTGATCGGCACACCGCCTACCGGGTTAATCGGCTCAAATTATCCCCAGGCTTGCAAGCATATTGAAAATTTCACTACAGCAGTTCGCCGAACTTGATGTGGTTCGCCCAATAGGCTGAGTGTTGAAGAGTTTCGCCTTTTAAGACACAACAGCAAAAATGGCAAACGACAAGACTTTTGTCTCTCGAGGTACCGAGAAACACAATATTTCAGCATCACGTCAATATTGAAAGTCCATGGCCAGCAATGGTAGTGTTATGGGAATTCGAGGAGTCTCTGGGAGTCGTTCCAGTGAGCCGGTAGGTTTGAGTTTGACTAAAGATGTTACACATGTAACAAATAACGTTACCGTGCTGGATTATACTATAGCTAAATTACGAGGTGCCTCACCCGAGTGTTATTGTTTGATGGGCAGTACATGTTGCCTTTGAACATAACCAATCCAATATATTTCTAACGTTCACTATAATAGGTTTTTAATTCAATCATTGAATACAACAAGGATAAAATGATTCCCCTCGCCTAAATCTTCAATCATCAAATGGTGGGAGTCCTCCCGACGAGGCGTCACCTTGCCAAATGAATCGACAGATGCTAATTCATTTCCTACCCCACTGATGATTTTTTGTCCGTTGATTCGAACCTCATAGCTCTGAGCTTCATTCCATAAGACGGGCACCCCGACAACGCCGTGCGTACCAGCTGGCGCCTTGATCGCTAACTCAAGCGACCAAGGTGAGGTCTTTGACCACCCTGAGGTAAGCAGCTGACCGTTCGAGCTCGATACTCCAGCTACCGCGTAATCAAGGTCCACCTTGGCCTCGGGTATGACGGACCAGGTAGTGTGTTCTGCGTTGGTAAACCGAAGGCCAACGACGTTACGCGATAGAACGATGGATGGACCGGATGCCCAAGGATGGGCGTGAGAAATATAGGATGGGTCATACGCCTGGGAATTGCTCTTCAAGTGAGCCGGTACGTCCTTTGAATTAAACCAGAACATGTGCTCACTTGGAATGGGTAATAACAGCGACCGTCCTTATAGTAGCCTTCGATGAGAGAAGACTGCACCCCATATGGTGAATTCCAGACATAGCACCATAGCAAATGGATCAGATCAAGTGCTCGCTGGGCCTCTCCCGCCTCAAAATGGGCAAGAAGCTCGAATCCCGAAATAAACGTAGAAATCATGCCAGGTGACTGATCGAAATTGTTAGCGGCGATTGTATGCGTGTTCCCTCTGAAAATATCTCTACCTCTGGAGCAACAGTGCCGAAATCGTTCCAGTTCCGCTTCAGGCCGGAACTAACACGGGCCGCCTTCTCTTGGCTGTCAGTCACGCTAAACCATACGGCTAGACTGTTCCCGTCTTGTGGCGTTAAAGTTGATGTTGTATTGTCCCTGTACATTCCCTCCCATCATCCCAGAGCTTGAAATTAATTGCATCCTTGACGCTATTGGCCAGCTGTACACATATAATATAAGTATATGGCTAAAAGCATTCGCGAGAGTAATCAGCCTTACGTCGGTCCAAAGCGGCACTTTATCCCATTCGCCTAATTCTTGGCCAAGTTCTGCCATTCTCTGCAGCGCACGTACAAATATGCAATTGGCGGCTAAGTTGTACCCTCCCTGATCGACACGGCCCCAATCGAGTTTGTGATCAACCCAGAGCAGTCCCGGTTTCCCCTGGGACTTCGGCCCACCGTTCAATTTTCTGATGCTAAACTCAATTGCACGCTGTGCACCTTGCCAGAGCGAGACTTCGCCTCCAGAGACATGGCGTCGGGGTTTCAAAAGCCAGTCCTTGTCGCCTCCTGCGTAGAAGTAAGTGTCGTACAATACGACCATCGACCACAAATGATAAGTATCAGACCCCCATTCATCAATGGGAGGTGCCGCATATGGCATTTGTCCAGTTAGAGGGTCTTGTTGTGCGAAGAGCCATTCAAGGCCAGTCTGGGAAGACTTGGCGTCGTTTAGTGTGTAATGTTGTGCTGTTGTACTGATAGCACGATCGCCAGCCCCTATTACGATGGTTTGAGGCTTCAGTGTTTAGTGAGAAAGCAGCTTATTCACTCACACACTGTTCGGTCTCTTCTGGCACCATCAGTCAATACAGCCTCGCCGGTCCCGGCAGGAGCTGAATTATCATAGCCATAGCGTTCCATGAAATGATCATGCCCTCGCCCAGTATTGGGTGGGATAGTAGATAGTTGGATAGTATATGCGCCCGCGTACCATATGTTATTCAAGAAATCATCTGAGGAATAAAAGAAACTATATACGGATTTGTCACTTGTTTTGAAATGATCAAAATGCCTCGCTGACGAACTACGTACCCTCCATAATTTCGGAGATTTTCCCAATGGGGCATCATATTATTGAAGCATCTGACGTTCGTAATTGATACCGTCCCTGTCGAGTTGAGGAACAGAGTCATGTAGCGGAAAGCACCTCGCATATGTCGGTATTGAGGAGTCCATTCTTCAGCCCCACCAGGTTTAATGGTATGAAACAGGGCTCCGTCATCAACAAAAAAGTCCATCGCTCTGATTTCCCAGGGATGTGTAAGAAAACACAGGTTCCTAAATTTAATTTAGAAAGCGTACCTATCACTCGTTCTTGAGATGAATTGTTTGGATTCTGCAAATGCCATTCCAAACACTTCCCCTGGCTGTGATTCTTTGCCGAATGTGATAGTTGGTATACCCGCAATATTTTTACCAAAGTCAAGTGTAAGCGCAGCGGATAATCCATGCAACTGAGTCGGCGGTAAATTAGACCGATAAGGCTCTGGGGCAACTATAGAGTTTGCATGCGTGATTGATCCATTCGCAAACAATACCGAGACCGGCAATTGCACGCGGCTTTCAGGAGCAAATGAATAAGATTGCCATGGACCCTCAGTGGGGCTGGCCTGGAACACAAGTTTCGAGAACGCCGAATACGAGGCGAGTGCGCTATCCTTGCAAAGAGTCGACCAAACAGAAAACAGCACCAAGCGTCTGGAGTGCATGATAGGCGACTCGGAGATTTGTCCAATGTTCAAATGCGTACTAAACTACCGACCGACAATGTTAGCCCCACTTTGTGGGCGCAACTGGCGGCGTGTGGTGGTTGTCCAAACTTGAAAGGAATATTCCACATCTGAATCACCGGCTTAATTACGTAATAAAGCCCAATTGACTCGAGTTCGGTCATGGATAATTATAACGTTCATAAACCCTAGAAATATATACAAGACAAGATACAAAAGTGAAGATCAAACTCCAATCCTAAAGGACACAAGTAGTCAGATAATGCTCACCCCAAACACATCAACTTACCGATTGATAACCTTTCTCTGGGCAGTATACCTAATGACCTCTCGCTTCTCAAGGATGTATAGAGCACGTTCGAGAGCATGGTTGGAGAAACCTTGCTGGTTGACAAATTCTTTGACGAGGCTCTGATAACTGGTACTCCATCCGACTGGAAGACGCCTTCTTAATTCTTTGTCAATCTTGGTGACCTCTTCATTCATTTCCCCGCGAGAAAGGCCATCCGTCGAGCCGGCGGCGACAGCATCCATCGTACTCGATTTGAACAACCTGATCGCCTCTTCGACATGGTTGGGTAGTACGACAGGGGATAATGTAATCTTGGCAAGAGCCTCTGAAATTCGGGTGATAGCCTCCAGTTGCCTGCATCAAATATGTGAGTAACTTTGTAAAGCTCGAGAAACTATGGGGTTACCGGATAGTAATGGGGATGGAACTGCGTTCGTTGTTGTCCCGTTCGACTTGCTGAACCTCCTTCCTGAGGCCAACAAAGTGGCTGCTAAGTAGTTCGGCTGATTCTGGAGACAGCCGTGGGGCGCAAGTTCTACATGACGAGTCAAACTCAGTCCACGGTGAGACCAAGGTAGCTGATACGTACTGTTTGCAGAAGGCAACATAGCGTCTCATAGTATCCAAATCGATTTCGCCCTCGACGTCAGTTTCGTCTTCTGCCCGATCCATATGAATGTTCATTACGTGCTTAGCGATCGCCTACAGAGAACAAAGTTAGCCCATAAGCTTGGAAGGGACAATCACGCGTGTACCTTGTCTCGGTTCTCGTTGTGCTCATCACGCACGATAAAAATCATGTCGAAACGTGACAAGATAGTGGTTTGGAAATCAATATTCTAGCTCGCCGTGAAGTGTTAGTTTGGGCATACAAAGCAACAAAAAACTTCATACCTCTCCGGGACTCCTGCCTTCATCGTAACGCCCAAACACGGGATTAGCTGCTGCGAGTACACTTGTACGTGAGTTCAAGACAGTAGTGATTCCGGCCTAATGATCGAGGGCGTCAAATATATGTAAAGTGTCCATATGGTAGTACCCACCTTGGCAACTGAAATTGTTTGCTGTTCCATAGCTTCGTGAATGGCAACCCGGTCTTCGTCTCTCATTTTGTCGAATTCGTCGATACACACAACACCGCCATCAGCCAATACCATAGCTCCTCCTTCGAGGAAGAACTCGCGCTATCCAAGTCAAACTAAGCACGTAAAGGAGGGAAACATGGGGGTCAACTTACCGAAATGGGGTCCCTCTGAACAGCTGCTGTCAGACCGGCCGCGCTACTTCCTTTTCCGGATGTATAAACAGAGATGGGCGAGGCCTAGCCATACCATCAGGATAAGCACAGGAACTACCCTACACGTGTTGAAGATGTGAAAGCTTACCTTTTCAACGAATTTCAGAAGCTGCGACTTGGCGGTACCAGGGTCACCAAGTAATAAGACATTGATATCCCCTCGGAGGTGCATGTTATCAGGCAGTATTCTCTTGGAGCCCCCAAATAACAAGCAAGTGATTGCTTTCTTGATATCTGAAAGTAACATGTGTCGCATTAGGTGCGAAAACAAAGATACATAAAATAAGCCTACCTAGCGACCCGTATATACTGGGGGCTACGCTCCTGGCAAACTTCTCATAGAGTCCCTCCGTACGCGCCAACGCCCTAAAAGCTACCTCATCTGCAGCCGTAAATTGCGCTCCAAAAGAACCACCGCCACCGCCCCCAGGCGAACCGGATGTGGAAGTGTCAAGGCCACAGACACGCAAGTAGGCAGAACGAAGTGCAGGAGCCGAAGCAACATCCCGTCGGCCTTTTGCAGCTTGGTATGTGGAGTAAATCCCAGTAGCGATGATGCGTGACCCTGGGACGACTCGGGAAGTTAAGTACCTATATTGACGTTAGTATTGTATTGGGCCCTCAAGATGTAATC
This window harbors:
- a CDS encoding DNA replication licensing factor MCM2/3/5 family pretein; this translates as MSAYDGNRIIAVNAASYADESVPSERSDARNIEARLKQFLTEFRVRNEFVYRDKLRENVALKLFYLEVDTQDLVLYSDDLASVIQEKPGEILPLFENAAVQVARQLLYPNIVQGSVQEKQDELARIIPSIQIMLRSGQNMTSFRDLTANTFSRLVRIPGIVVSVSVLASRATKLHLMCRACRGTKILYPQQGLGGIGSGGDRGLPRVCDAPAPEGQKKDCPMDPYQIVHERCLFVDHQTIKLQEPPDMVPVGELPRHMLLSADRYLTSRVVPGSRIIATGIYSTYQAAKGRRDVASAPALRSAYLRVCGLDTSTSGSPGGGGGGSFGAQFTAADEVAFRALARTEGLYEKFARSVAPSIYGSLDIKKAITCLLFGGSKRILPDNMHLRGDINVLLLGDPGTAKSQLLKFVEKASPISVYTSGKGSSAAGLTAAVQRDPISREFFLEGGAMVLADGGVVCIDEFDKMRDEDRVAIHEAMEQQTISVAKAGITTVLNSRTSVLAAANPVFGRYDEGRSPGENIDFQTTILSRFDMIFIVRDEHNENRDKAIAKHVMNIHMDRAEDETDVEGEIDLDTMRRYVAFCKQTCAPRLSPESAELLSSHFVGLRKEVQQVERDNNERSSIPITIRQLEAITRISEALAKITLSPVVLPNHVEEAIRLFKSSTMDAVAAGSTDGLSRGEMNEEVTKIDKELRRRLPVGWSTSYQSLVKEFVNQQGFSNHALERALYILEKREVIRYTAQRKVINRIGFSTHLNIGQISESPIMHSRRLVLFSVWSTLCKDSALASYSAFSKLVFQASPTEGPWQSYSFAPESRVQLPVSVLFANGSITHANSIVAPEPYRSNLPPTQLHGLSAALTLDFGKNIAGIPTITFGKESQPGEVFGMAFAESKQFISRTSDRAMDFFVDDGALFHTIKPGGAEEWTPQYRHMRGAFRYMTLFLNSTGTVSITNVRCFNNMMPHWENLRNYGGFFYSSDDFLNNIWYAGAYTIQLSTIPPNTGRGHDHFMERYGYDNSAPAGTGEAVLTDGARRDRTVWAGDRAISTTAQHYTLNDAKSSQTGLEWLFAQQDPLTGQMPYAAPPIDEWGSDTYHLWSMVVLYDTYFYAGGDKDWLLKPRRHVSGGEVSLWQGAQRAIEFSIRKLNGGPKSQGKPGLLWVDHKLDWGRVDQGGYNLAANCIFVRALQRMAELGQELGEWDKVPLWTDLANSVKDAINFKLWDDGRESVWFSVTDSQEKAARVSSGLKRNWNDFGTVAPESPGMISTFISGFELLAHFEAGEAQRALDLIHLLWCYVWNSPYGVQSSLIEGYYKDGRCYYPFQAYDPSYISHAHPWASGPSIVLSRNVVGLRFTNAEHTTWSVIPEAKVDLDYAVAGVSSSNGQLLTSGWSKTSPWSLELAIKAPAGTHGVVGVPVLWNEAQSYEVRINGQKIISGVGNELASVDSFGKVTPRREDSHHLMIEDLGEGNHFILVVFND